The following proteins are encoded in a genomic region of Anomaloglossus baeobatrachus isolate aAnoBae1 chromosome 6, aAnoBae1.hap1, whole genome shotgun sequence:
- the RBIS gene encoding ribosomal biogenesis factor has protein sequence MAKSKGKGQKQKNVFHIANTKSVKAKNKAKPVTSNLKKINAATSDKICKVNLAFTDLHKNVAQIKKMPAAGPKQSQISRPAPAAPVDIENATDLFSNL, from the exons ATGGCCAAAAGCAAAGGAAAAGGACAGAAACAAAAGAACGTATTTCACATTGCCAACACGAAGAGTGTGAAGGCCAAAAATAAAGCAAAGCCTGTGACATCTAATCTGAAGAAG ATCAATGCTGCAACCAGCGACAAAATCTGCAAAGTAAATCTGGCTTTTACCGATCTACACAAAAATGTGGCCCAGATAAAGAAGATGCCGGCGGCCGGACCAAAGCAGAGCCAG ATTTCCCGACCAGCTCCCGCAGCCCCTGTTGACATTGAAAACGCCACAGACCTGTTCTCCAATCTGTGA